A single genomic interval of Hemibagrus wyckioides isolate EC202008001 linkage group LG13, SWU_Hwy_1.0, whole genome shotgun sequence harbors:
- the hcar1-4 gene encoding hydroxycarboxylic acid receptor 2 yields the protein MLYNMTNSSTCVEAQSLVASALTPMLILDFILGLPGNILALWLLSFKAPWKSANIYLLNLALADVLLLIALPFHIDSVLRGGWIFGDPFCRIKFFMLSVNQSASIAFITVMVVDRFYRIIHPHHPVCHVSIRSTVMVVCGIWVAVLTLHLPLLVTRLVRSSGTSSALLCQNIDIWTDTGAAMRVHNSLYMIEFVIAYLLVFYFSVRIFYHINHGNRKLREHRRVKRTIYFLLVVLILFTFCFLPSYITGFVVFFLGDVSSCSPYVVVGQVFSVSLCIVFLNSALDVILYTLSCANFRDTLKQTSNSTGLTKYRLSIKEPRAPRRF from the coding sequence ATGCTGTACAACATGACCAACAGCAGCACTTGCGTGGAAGCTCAGAGCCTTGTTGCTTCTGCCTTAACCCCCATGTTGATCTTGGACTTCATTTTGGGCTTGCCTGGAAACATCCTAGCGTTATGGCTCCTTAGCTTTAAGGCTCCCTGGAAGTCGGCGAATATTTATCTCCTCAACCTGGCGCTGGCTGATGTCCTGCTGCTCATTGCACTTCCCTTTCACATCGACAGTGTGCTCCGGGGGGGCTGGATTTTTGGGGATCCCTTTTGCCGAATCAAGTTCTTCATGCTGTCAGTCAACCAGTCAGCAAGCATCGCATTCATAACTGTTATGGTAGTGGATCGCTTCTACAGGATCATTCACCCGCACCATCCTGTTTGCCACGTGAGCATTCGGAGCACAGTAATGGTGGTCTGTGGAATCTGGGTAGCTGTTTTGACCCTTCACCTTCCTCTGCTCGTGACTCGACTAGTAAGATCTTCTGGAACATCATCAGCGTTACTTTGCCAAAATATTGACATCTGGACAGACACTGGAGCAGCCATGAGGGTTCACAACTCACTTTATATGATAGAGTTTGTTATAGCTTACCTGTTAGTATTCTATTTTTCTGTGCGCATCTTTTACCATATAAACCATGGCAACAGGAAGCTCAGAGAGCATCGAAGAGTGAAACGGACCATCTACTTCCTTTTGGTTGTTCTGATTCTGTTCACCTTTTGCTTCCTGCCCAGTTATATCACAGGATTTGTGGTTTTCTTCCTTGGAGATGTCTCCTCATGCTCCCCATACGTAGTTGTCGGTCAGGTGTTTAGCGTTTCTTTATGCattgtgtttttaaacagtGCCCTAGACGTAATTCTGTATACTTTATCATGCGCAAATTTCCGAGACACTCTCAAACAAACATCTAACTCTACAGGGCTCACCAAATATCGACTAAGTATCAAGGAACCCAGAGCTCCTCGACGATTTTGA